A window of the Drosophila simulans strain w501 chromosome 2L, Prin_Dsim_3.1, whole genome shotgun sequence genome harbors these coding sequences:
- the LOC120285265 gene encoding histone H2A produces the protein MSGRGKGGKVKGKAKSRSNRAGLQFPVGRIHRLLRKGNYAERVGAGAPVYLAAVMEYLAAEVLELAGNAARDNKKTRIIPRHLQLAIRNDEELNKLLSGVTIAQGGVLPNIQAVLLPKKTEKKA, from the coding sequence ATGTCTGGACgtggaaaaggtggcaaaGTGAAGGGAAAGGCAAAGTCCCGCTCGAACCGTGCCGGTCTTCAATTCCCTGTGGGCCGTATTCACCGTCTGCTGCGAAAGGGCAACTACGCCGAGCGTGTTGGTGCAGGCGCTCCAGTTTACCTAGCTGCCGTAATGGAATATCTGGCCGCTGAGGTTCTCGAGTTGGCTGGCAATGCTGCTCGTGACAACAAGAAGACTAGAATTATTCCGCGTCATCTGCAACTGGCCATCCGAAACGACGAGGAGTTAAACAAGCTGCTCTCCGGCGTCACAATTGCACAAGGTGGCGTGTTGCCTAATATACAGGCTGTTCTGTTGCCCAAGAAGACCGAGAAGAAGGCCTAA
- the LOC120285282 gene encoding histone H4, which translates to MTGRGKGGKGLGKGGAKRHRKVLRDNIQGITKPAIRRLARRGGVKRISGLIYEETRGVLKVFLENVIRDAVTYTEHAKRKTVTAMDVVYALKRQGRTLYGFGG; encoded by the coding sequence ATGACTGGTCGTGGTAAAGGAGGCAAAGGCTTGGGAAAGGGTGGCGCCAAGCGTCATCGCAAAGTGCTGCGTGATAACATCCAAGGTATCACGAAGCCTGCTATCCGCCGTTTGGCTCGTCGAGGCGGTGTGAAGCGCATATCTGGACTCATATACGAGGAAACGCGTGGCGTTCTGAAGGTTTTCTTGGAGAACGTAATTCGTGATGCCGTCACCTACACCGAACACGCCAAGAGGAAGACAGTTACAGCCATGGATGTTGTCTACGCTCTGAAGAGGCAAGGCCGCACCCTCTACGGATTTGGCGGTTAA
- the LOC120285257 gene encoding histone H1-like, translating into MSDSAVATPASPVAATPATVEKKVVQKKASGSAGTKAKKATATPSHPPTQQMVDASIKNLKERGGSSLLAIKKYITATYKCDAQKLAPFIKKYLKSAVVNGKLIQTKGKGASGSFKLSASAKKDKDPKAKSKVLSAEKKVQSKKVASKKIGVSSKKTAAGAADKKPKAKKGVATKKTAENKKTEKAKAKDAKKTGIVKSKNAATKAKVTASKPKAVVAKAPKAKPAVSARPKKTVKKASVSATAKKPKAKTTAAKK; encoded by the coding sequence ATGTCTGATTCTGCAGTTGCAACGCCCGCTTCCCCAGTGGCTGCCACGCCAGCGACAGTTGAGAAAAAAGTGGTCCAAAAAAAGGCATCTGGATCCGCTGGCACAAAGGCTAAGAAAGCCACTGCGACGCCGTCACATCCGCCAACTCAGCAAATGGTGGACGcttctattaaaaatttaaaggaaCGTGGCGGTTCATCACttcttgcaataaaaaaatatatcactgCCACCTATAAATGTGACGCCCAAAAGTTAGCGCCATTCATCAAGAAGTACCTAAAATCGGCCGTGGTCAATGGAAAGCTTAtccaaacaaagggaaaaggtgCATCTGGATCTTTCAAACTGTCGGCCTCCGCCAAGAAGGACAAAGATCCGAAGGCAAAGTCGAAGGTTTTGTCTGCagagaaaaaagttcaaagcaaGAAGGTAGCCTCTAAGAAGATTGGTGTCTCCTCCAAAAAAACCGCCGCTGGGGCTGCTGACAAAAAGCCCAAAGCTAAGAAGGGTGTGGCTACCAAAAAGACTgccgaaaataagaaaactgagAAGGCAAAAGCCAAGGATGCCAAGAAAACTGGAATCGTAAAGTCGAAGAACGCCGCAACAAAGGCGAAAGTGACTGCATCGAAGCCAAAGGCTGTAGTAGCGAAAGccccaaaggcaaagccagcGGTGTCTGCAAGACCCAAAAAGACGGTGAAGAAAGCATCGGTTTCTGCTACCGCCAAGAAGCCGAAAGCAAAGACTAcggctgccaaaaagtaa
- the LOC120285267 gene encoding histone H2B, protein MPPKTSGKAAKKAGKAQKNITKTDKKKKRKRKESYAIYIYKVLKQVHPDTGISSKAMSIMNSFVNDIFERIAAEASRLAHYNKRSTITSREIQTAVRLLLPGELAKHAVSEGTKAVTKYTSSK, encoded by the coding sequence ATGCCTCCGAAAACTAGTGGAAAGGCAGCCAAGAAGGCTGGCAAGGCTCAGAAGAACATCACCAAGAccgacaagaaaaagaagcgcaaGAGGAAGGAGAGCTATGCCATCTACATTTACAAGGTTCTCAAGCAGGTCCATCCTGACACCGGAATTTCGTCGAAGGCGATGAGCATAATGAACAGCtttgtaaatgatattttcgaGCGAATTGCTGCCGAAGCGTCTCGTCTAGCTCACTACAACAAGCGCTCGACCATCACCAGTCGGGAAATCCAAACGGCTGTTCGCCTGCTTCTGCCTGGAGAGTTGGCCAAGCATGCTGTCAGTGAGGGAACCAAGGCTGTTACCAAGTACACCAGCTCCAAATAA
- the LOC120285792 gene encoding histone H1-like — protein sequence MSDSAVATPASPVAATPATVEKKVVQKKASGSAGTKAKKATATPSHPPTQQMVDASIKNLKERGGSSLLAIKKYITATYKCDAQKLAPFIKKYLKSAVVNGKLIQTKGKGASGSFKLSASAKKDKDPKAKSKVLSAEKKVQSKKVASKKIGVSSKKTAAGAADKKPKAKKGVATKKTAENKKTEKAKAKDAKKTGIVKSKNAATKAKVTASKPKAVVAKAPKAKPAVSARPKKTVKKASVSATAKKPKAKTTAAKK from the coding sequence ATGTCTGATTCTGCAGTTGCAACGCCCGCTTCCCCAGTGGCTGCCACGCCAGCGACAGTTGAGAAAAAAGTGGTCCAAAAAAAGGCATCTGGATCCGCTGGCACAAAGGCTAAGAAAGCCACTGCGACGCCGTCACATCCGCCAACTCAGCAAATGGTGGACGcttctattaaaaatttaaaggaaCGTGGCGGTTCATCACttcttgcaataaaaaaatatatcactgCCACCTATAAATGCGACGCCCAAAAGTTAGCGCCATTCATCAAGAAGTACCTAAAATCGGCCGTGGTCAATGGAAAGCTTAtccaaacaaagggaaaaggtgCATCTGGATCTTTCAAACTGTCGGCCTCCGCCAAGAAGGACAAAGATCCGAAGGCAAAGTCGAAGGTTTTGTCTGCagagaaaaaagttcaaagcaaGAAGGTAGCCTCTAAGAAGATTGGTGTCTCCTCCAAAAAAACCGCCGCTGGGGCTGCTGACAAAAAGCCCAAAGCTAAGAAGGGTGTGGCTACCAAAAAGACTgccgaaaataagaaaactgagAAGGCAAAAGCCAAGGATGCCAAGAAAACTGGAATCGTAAAGTCGAAGAACGCCGCAACAAAGGCGAAAGTGACTGCATCGAAGCCAAAGGCTGTAGTAGCGAAAGccccaaaggcaaagccagcGGTGTCTGCAAGACCCAAAAAGACGGTGAAGAAAGCATCGGTTTCTGCTACCGCCAAGAAGCCGAAAGCGAAGACTAcggctgccaaaaagtaa
- the LOC120285791 gene encoding histone H1-like, protein MSDSAVATSASPVAATPATVKKKVVQKKASGSAGTKAKKATATPSHPPTQQMVDASIKNLKERGGSSLLAIKKYITATYKCDAQKLSPFVQKYLKSAVVNGKFIQTKGKGASGSFKLSASAKKDKDPKAKSKVLSAEKKVQSKKVASKKIGVSSKKTAAGAADKKPKAKKGVATKKTAENKKTEKAKAKDAKKTGIVKSKNAATKAKVTASKPKAVVAKAPKAKPAVSARPKKTVKKASVSATAKKPKAKTTAAKK, encoded by the coding sequence ATGTCTGATTCTGCAGTTGCAACGTCCGCTTCCCCAGTGGCTGCCACGCCAGCGACAGTTAAGAAGAAAGTGGTCCAAAAAAAGGCATCTGGATCCGCTGGCACAAAGGCTAAGAAAGCCACGGCGACGCCGTCACATCCGCCAACTCAGCAAATGGTGGACGcttctattaaaaatttaaaggaaCGTGGCGGTTCATCACttcttgcaataaaaaaatatatcactgCCACCTATAAATGCGACGCCCAAAAGTTATCGCCATTCGTCCAGAAGTACCTAAAATCGGCCGTGGTCAATGGAAAGTTTAtccaaacaaagggaaaaggtgCATCTGGATCTTTCAAACTGTCGGCCTCCGCCAAGAAGGACAAAGATCCGAAGGCAAAGTCGAAGGTTTTGTCTGCagagaaaaaagttcaaagcaaGAAGGTAGCCTCTAAGAAGATTGGTGTCTCCTCCAAAAAAACCGCCGCTGGGGCTGCTGACAAAAAGCCCAAAGCTAAGAAGGGTGTGGCTACCAAAAAGACTgccgaaaataagaaaactgagAAGGCAAAAGCCAAGGATGCCAAGAAAACTGGAATCGTAAAGTCGAAGAACGCCGCAACAAAGGCGAAAGTGACTGCATCGAAGCCAAAGGCTGTAGTAGCGAAAGccccaaaggcaaagccagcGGTGTCTGCAAGACCCAAAAAGACGGTGAAGAAAGCATCGGTTTCTGCTACCGCCAAGAAGCCGAAAGCAAAGACTAcggctgccaaaaagtaa
- the LOC6740547 gene encoding histone H4, with product MTGRGKGGKGLGKGGAKRHRKVLRDNIQGITKPAIRRLARRGGVKRISGLIYEETRGVLKVFLENVIRDAVTYTEHAKRKTVTAMDVVYALKRQGRTLYGFGG from the coding sequence atgACTGGTCGTGGTAAAGGAGGCAAAGGCTTGGGAAAGGGTGGCGCCAAGCGTCATCGCAAAGTGCTGCGTGATAACATCCAAGGTATCACGAAGCCTGCTATCCGCCGTTTGGCTCGTCGAGGCGGTGTGAAGCGCATATCTGGACTCATATACGAGGAAACGCGTGGCGTTCTGAAGGTTTTCTTGGAGAACGTAATTCGTGATGCCGTCACCTACACCGAACACGCCAAGAGGAAGACAGTTACAGCCATGGATGTTGTCTACGCTCTGAAGAGGCAAGGCCGCACCCTCTACGGATTTGGCGGTTAA
- the LOC120285793 gene encoding histone H1-like, translating into MSDSAVATPASPVAATPATVEKKVVQKKASGSAGTKAKKATATPSHPPTQQMVDASIKNLKERGGSSLLAIKKYITATYKCDAQKLSPFIQKYLKSAVVNGKFIQTKGKGASGSFKLSASAKKDKDPKAKSKVLSAEKKVQSKKVASKKIGVSSKKTAAGAADKKPKAKKGVATKKTAENKKTEKAKAKDAKKTGIVKSKNAATKAKVTASKPKAVVAKAPKAKPAVSARPKKTVKKASVSATAKKPKAKTTAAKK; encoded by the coding sequence ATGTCTGATTCTGCAGTTGCAACGCCCGCTTCCCCAGTGGCTGCCACGCCAGCGACAGTTGAGAAAAAAGTGGTCCAAAAAAAGGCATCTGGATCCGCTGGCACAAAGGCTAAGAAAGCCACTGCGACGCCGTCACATCCGCCAACTCAGCAAATGGTGGACGcttctattaaaaatttaaaggaaCGTGGCGGTTCATCACttcttgcaataaaaaaatatatcactgCCACCTATAAATGCGACGCCCAAAAGTTATCGCCATTCATCCAGAAGTACCTAAAATCGGCCGTGGTCAATGGAAAGTTTAtccaaacaaagggaaaaggtgCATCTGGATCTTTCAAACTGTCGGCCTCCGCCAAGAAGGACAAGGATCCGAAGGCAAAGTCGAAGGTTTTGTCTGCagagaaaaaagttcaaagcaaGAAGGTAGCCTCTAAGAAGATTGGTGTCTCCTCCAAAAAAACCGCCGCTGGGGCTGCTGACAAAAAGCCCAAAGCTAAGAAGGGTGTGGCTACCAAAAAGACTgccgaaaataagaaaactgagAAGGCAAAAGCCAAGGATGCCAAGAAAACTGGAATCGTAAAGTCGAAGAACGCCGCAACAAAGGCGAAAGTGACTGCATCGAAGCCAAAGGCTGTAGTAGCGAAAGccccaaaggcaaagccagcGGTGTCTGCAAGACCCAAAAAGACGGTGAAGAAAGCATCGGTTTCTGCTACCGCCAAGAAGCCGAAAGCGAAGACTAcggctgccaaaaagtaa
- the LOC120285794 gene encoding histone H1-like: MSDSAVATPASPVAATPATVEKKVVQKKASGSAGTKAKKATATPSHPPTQQMVDASIKNLKERGGSSLLAIKKYITATYKCDAQKLSPFVQKYLKSAVVNGKFIQTKGKGASGSFKLSASAKKDKDPKAKSKVLSAEKKVQSKKVASKKIGVSSKKTAAGAADKKPKAKKGVATKKTAENKKTEKAKAKDAKKTGIVKSKNAATKAKVTTSKPKAVVAKAPKAKPAVSARPKKTVKKASVSATAKKPKAKTTAAKK, translated from the coding sequence ATGTCTGATTCTGCAGTTGCAACGCCCGCTTCCCCAGTGGCTGCTACGCCAGCGACAGTTGAGAAAAAAGTGGTCCAAAAAAAGGCATCTGGATCCGCTGGCACAAAGGCTAAGAAAGCCACTGCGACGCCGTCACATCCGCCAACTCAGCAAATGGTGGACGcttctattaaaaatttaaaggaaCGTGGCGGTTCATCACttcttgcaataaaaaaatatatcactgCCACCTATAAATGTGACGCCCAAAAGTTATCGCCATTCGTCCAGAAGTACCTAAAATCGGCCGTGGTCAATGGAAAGTTTAtccaaacaaagggaaaaggtgCATCTGGATCTTTCAAACTGTCGGCCTCCGCCAAGAAGGACAAGGATCCGAAGGCAAAGTCGAAGGTTTTGTCTGCagagaaaaaagttcaaagcaaGAAGGTAGCCTCTAAGAAGATTGGTGTCTCCTCCAAAAAAACCGCCGCTGGGGCTGCTGACAAAAAGCCCAAAGCTAAGAAGGGTGTGGCTACCAAAAAGACTgccgaaaataagaaaactgagAAGGCAAAAGCCAAGGATGCCAAGAAAACTGGAATCGTAAAGTCGAAGAACGCCGCAACAAAGGCGAAAGTGACTACATCGAAGCCAAAGGCTGTAGTAGCGAAAGccccaaaggcaaagccagcGGTGTCTGCAAGACCCAAAAAGACGGTGAAGAAAGCATCGGTTTCTGCTACCGCCAAGAAGCCGAAAGCGAAGACTAcggctgccaaaaagtaa
- the LOC120285807 gene encoding histone H2B has translation MPPKTSGKAAKKAGKAQKNITKTDKKKKRKRKESYAIYIYKVLKQVHPDTGISSKAMSIMNSFVNDIFERIAAEASRLAHYNKRSTITSREIQTAVRLLLPGELAKHAVSEGTKAVTKYTSSK, from the coding sequence ATGCCTCCGAAAACTAGTGGAAAGGCAGCCAAGAAGGCTGGCAAGGCTCAGAAGAACATCACCAAGAccgacaagaaaaagaagcgcaaGAGGAAGGAGAGCTATGCCATCTACATTTACAAGGTTCTCAAGCAGGTCCATCCTGACACCGGAATTTCGTCGAAGGCGATGAGCATAATGAACAGCtttgtaaatgatattttcgaGCGAATTGCTGCCGAAGCGTCTCGTCTAGCTCACTACAACAAGCGCTCGACCATCACCAGTCGGGAAATCCAAACGGCTGTTCGCCTGCTTCTGCCTGGAGAGTTGGCCAAGCATGCTGTCAGTGAGGGAACCAAGGCCGTTACCAAGTACACCAGCTCCAAATAA
- the LOC120285796 gene encoding histone H1-like → MSDSAVATPASPVAATPATVEKKVVQKKASGSAGTKAKKATATPSHPPTQQMVDASIKNLKERGGSSLLAIKKYITATYKCDAQKLAPFIKKYLKSAVVNGKLIQTKGKGASGSFKLSASAKKDKDPKAKSKVLSAEKKVQSKKVASKKIGVSSKKTAAGAADKKPKAKKGVATKKTAENKKTEKAKAKDAKKTGIVKSKNAATKAKVTASKPKAVVAKAPKAKPAVSARPKKTVKKASVSATAKKPKAKTTAAKK, encoded by the coding sequence ATGTCTGATTCTGCAGTTGCAACGCCCGCTTCCCCAGTGGCTGCTACGCCAGCGACAGTTGAGAAAAAAGTGGTCCAAAAAAAGGCATCTGGATCCGCTGGCACAAAGGCTAAGAAAGCCACGGCGACGCCGTCACATCCGCCAACTCAGCAAATGGTGGACGcttctattaaaaatttaaaggaaCGTGGCGGTTCATCACttcttgcaataaaaaaatatatcactgCCACCTATAAATGCGACGCCCAAAAGTTAGCGCCATTCATCAAGAAGTACCTAAAATCGGCCGTGGTCAATGGAAAGCTTAtccaaacaaagggaaaaggtgCATCTGGATCTTTCAAACTGTCGGCCTCCGCCAAGAAGGACAAGGATCCGAAGGCAAAGTCGAAGGTTTTGTCTGCagagaaaaaagttcaaagcaaGAAGGTAGCCTCTAAGAAGATTGGTGTCTCCTCCAAAAAAACCGCCGCTGGGGCTGCTGACAAAAAGCCCAAAGCTAAGAAGGGTGTGGCTACCAAAAAGACTgccgaaaataagaaaactgagAAGGCAAAAGCCAAGGATGCCAAGAAAACTGGAATCGTAAAGTCGAAGAACGCCGCAACAAAGGCGAAAGTGACTGCATCGAAGCCAAAGGCTGTAGTAGCGAAAGccccaaaggcaaagccagcGGTGTCTGCAAGACCCAAAAAGACGGTGAAGAAAGCATCGGTTTCTGCTACCGCCAAGAAGCCGAAAGCGAAGACTAcggctgccaaaaagtaa
- the LOC120285797 gene encoding histone H3, with protein sequence MARTKQTARKSTGGKAPRKQLATKAARKSAPATGGVKKPHRYRPGTVALREIRRYQKSTELLIRKLPFQRLVREIAQDFKTDLRFQSSAVMALQEASEAYLVGLFEDTNLCAIHAKRVTIMPKDIQLARRIRGERA encoded by the coding sequence ATGGCTCGTACCAAGCAAACTGCACGCAAATCGACTGGTGGAAAAGCACCACGCAAACAACTGGCTACAAAGGCCGCTCGCAAGAGTGCTCCAGCCACTGGAGGTGTGAAGAAGCCCCATCGCTATCGCCCTGGAACAGTGGCCTTGCGTGAAATCCGTCGCTACCAAAAGAGCACCGAGCTTCTAATCCGCAAGCTGCCTTTCCAGCGTCTGGTGCGTGAAATCGCTCAGGACTTTAAGACGGACTTGCGATTCCAGAGCTCGGCGGTTATGGCTCTGCAGGAAGCTAGCGAAGCCTACCTAGTTGGTCTCTTCGAAGATACCAACTTGTGTGCCATTCATGCCAAGCGTGTCACCATTATGCCCAAAGACATCCAGTTAGCGCGACGCATTCGCGGCGAGCGTGCTTAA